catacatttaaagaatggtccaaataaaataaacaagatTCAAACTATTGTCAATTTGATAAAATGGTTTGTATATTTTACCTTTATAAACAAAAGTCTTtggaaataatatttatagattGACATATTCCTGTATTTGtctaattatgtatttttttttatacaagATTCCAGCAAACtacatggtttaaatttttcattCTACCTTCTCTAGCTAAATTATCAGCTTGAGTATTACAAGATCTAGGGACTTTTTGAAAGCTGAAGCTAGCTTTTTCATCATTGATAAGGTTACCAATGTCTTCGATGTATGTTGGACATGATAGACTCATTGGTTTTTGAACCATAGGAATCTCTTTGTGCTGTGGAAGTTGCTTGTAGAGCACGGCTGAATCACCACAAAATGTTACTGGGTTGAAGCCTAGTCTTTTGATTTGGGAGATGGCCATAAGTAATGCTTCGGCTTCTGCTTCAAGTGGTGAGTCAATCGGTTCAATAGCTGCCTTGCCATGCAGCACAAGTTTTGCTTCTTTGTTGTATAGTGCCCATCCTATTCCCGCATTTTCTTCTGAGGAAGTCCATGATGCGTCTACAAAACAACAAAAGCCATCAATATTACGTATCACATCAATATTATGGATTTTCATGGATGGTGTGGCTTGGCGTGTTTGTAGGAAGGTCTGGGTCTTGTGTTTCTGCATTGTTAGCTTCCATCCAAAGATTTCTGTCTATTAAAGCTCTACCAATTGTGTCTGGGATAGCCCATTTCTTTCCATTGAACACCAGGTCATTTCTCATTTTTCATATTCTCCAACCAAGGAAAGGGAAAAAACTTACTTCCTCTCCCTGGATTTTTCCAATGTTCTggagaatatttatgttttttagtAGTTAGTTTTGAGGAGAGAACATACCTGAGTTCACTGGTGTGGGAGCAAGGTTCCATATCTCTTTACTGATGCGACAATGGAAGAGCATATGGTTAACTGTTTCTGATTCCTCTCCACATCTTTGGCAGGTATCCTCAATCTGAATTTTCCTTCTGCGTAAATTTTCTGCAACAGGGAGAGCATTGTGTATAACTCTCCACCAAAAGTGTTTTATTTTTGGAGGGGAGTTTAGtttccatatattttttaatatttcttctTGCTGGTTACAATTCTCGTTACTCTGTGGGTTTGAGTTAGCTTGTGTGAAAGAGTTTCTGAGAAGGTTGTAACATGATTTTACTGAGTAATAGCCATCTTTTGTATGGATCCATGTGGCGAAGTCTCTTGTGTTCGTCGCTGCTGGACGCACTTTCTTGATAATCTCAAGATCTTCATCAACTACAAAAGCATCAAGTTTGTTAATATCCCACCTTTTAGTAACAGGATCAATAAATTCAGCCACTTTGGTGTTCCAATTTTGGAGGTCTTGGTGGGTTAGTAGGAAGCCAGTTATCCGTCCACATAAGTGTTTGGTGACCACTTCCTACCACTTTTTTTAAGCCTTTTGAGAGGATTTCATTACCTTTGATAATGCTCTTCCACGCATGGCTAGAATTGGCCCTTGCTTTGGCTTGAAGCAGCTCAGTTTTGGGGAAGTACTTGGCTTTGAAAACTCTTTCCAGGAGGGATTGTGGATTTTGTACTATTCTCCAGCTTTGTTTTGCCACCAGGGCAATATTGAAGTCTCTCAAATCTCTTATGCCTAATCCTCCTTGTTTTTTTGAGTTTGTTATTTTGGGCCAAGCAATCCATGAGATTCTGTGTTTTTCCTTAGTACTGGACCACCAGAATCTTCTCATGGCTCTGGTCATTTGATCAATCGCTCTTTTGGGGAGGAGAAAGCATGACATGCTATATGCCGGGATGGCTATTGCGATTGCTTTGAGGAGAGTTTCTTTTCCTGCAGGAGACAATAATTTAGAGTACCAGCTAGACACTTTATTCTCCAATTTTTGAGTTATATAGGAGAAAGCATTGAATTTGTTTCTTCCTATAAACTCAGGCAAGCCCAGATATCTACCAAATCCTGTAATTTTAGTAATTCCCAAGCGATTGCagatattttcttttacatCAGAAGCTAATAGCTTTCCAAAAATTACTGCTGATTTGTTAAGATTAAAATTCTAACCTGTAGCTTTTTCATATATCTTCAGGATTTGGATTATCTCCTCACATTCATCTTCAGTAGTTTTACAGAATAGAAGAGAATCGTCTGCAAACAACAAGCGAGAGATTGATGGTCCATTTCTACTAGCCTTAAAACTATGAAGTTTTCCTGTTTTATACTATTTTGAATGAGAGCAGACAATCCTTCAGTAcacaaaagatatatatatatatatatatatatatataaggtgatAGAGGATTACCTTGTCTAATGCCTCTCTTTGGATGGATGAGACCTACTGGATTCCCGTTTATCAGAATTGAATAAGAGAAACTAGCtatatatttcattatccaCTTGCACCATTCATCTGTAAAGCCTAGTTTCCTCATAATAGCCTTTACGAATCTCCACTCTACTTTATCAAAAGCTTTACTAATGTCCAGTTTTAGAGCCATGTATGGTTGTGAAAGGTTTTTGGTCTTTAAAGAGTGGTGAAGCTCGTGAGCTATAAGTATATTATCTGTGATTAATCTATCGGGGACAAAAGCCGTTTGATTGtctaaaataataaacttgAGCCATGGTTTAAGGCGATCAGCTAGTACTTTAGATATGAGTTTATAAGCAACATTGCAAAGGCTGATGGGCCTAAAGTCTTTGGGACAGGTTGGAGATTCTATTTTTGGGATGAGGCATATATGtgtatgatttaatttttatttcgtGATGCTCAAAAAAAGATTGGACAAATCCTTCAGTACacaatagatatatatatggtGATATAGGATCACCTTGTCTAGTGCCTCTCTTTGGATGGATGTGACCTACTGGATTCCCGTTTATCAGAATTGAATAAGAGACATTACTATACATTTCATTATCCACTTGCACCATTTATCTGCAAAGCCTAGTTTCCTCGTAATAGCTTCTACGAATCTCCACTCTACTTTATCAAAAGCTTTACTAATGTCCAGTTTTAGAGCCATGTATGGTTGTGAAAGGTTTTTGGTGTTTAAAGAGTGGAGAAGCTCGTGAGCTATAAGTATATTATCTGTGATTAATCTATCGGGGACAAAAGCCGTTTGATTGTCTGAAATAATAAACTTGAGCCATGGTTTAAGGCGATCAGCTGGTACTTTAGATATGAGTTTATAAGCAACATTGCAAAGGCTGATGGGCCTAAAGTCTTGGGGACAGGTTGGGAATTCTATTTTTGGGATGAGGCATATATGTGTATGATTTAATTCCGGATTTATTTCGTGATGCTCAAAAAAAGATTGGGCAAATTTTAACACACCTTTGCCTACTGAGGACCAATGATCTTTGAAGAATCCCGGGTTTAAGCCGTTTTGCCCTGGAGCCTTCTCCCTATCCATTTGTTGGATAGCTTTAAGTAGTTCTTCTTCTGTGAATGGCTTTGTCAGAGCTTTATTCATTTCTTCTGTGACTCTGGGCCTTATGTGCTGTAGGATTTCCTCCCCATCTCTGTTTACATTTGAGGAAAAGAGATCAGAGAAATAGTTAACAAAAGCTTTATTGATTTTCCTTCCGTATTCCACATCTTGCCAGAGTTATCGTATATTGTTGTTATACGATTGAAACACCTTCTTTCTTTTGCTTTCATATGAAAGAATCTAGTGTTTCTGTCTCCAGATTCAACCACAAGATGCGGCTTTTCGATCTCCAGTATTCCTCCTCTAGCTTATATTCTTTTTGAAGTTTAGATTTTAACATATTTGTAGGAAAAGTTTAAGGGATAGGAATTATACGCTTTTCCAAGAAGATTCTTCAGTTCTTCTATCTTTTTTGCTGAGTTCGTTGCAGTCTTTGATTTCCACCGAGCAAGACAGGCCCTACATTTTTTCAGAGCAATATGGAGTTGAGATCCTGGAATGCTCATACATTTCATTTCCCAGAGATTGCTGATTTCCTTCTTGATCTCCTTTTTGAACCTCCATCTGTTGTCATATCTGAAAAGCTTTATccctttccattttttttctcttgtatGGAGAATAAGAGGTTTATGGTCAGATCCAATCTAATCAAGCAATTGAACATAAGCTCTAGGAAATAGATCATGCCATTCAGCTGTTGCTACAGCTCTATTGATTTTTGATTGGACTGTATGATTTTTTCTTTAACCTATCCAGGTGAAGTTACCTCCTATTGTTTTTAACTCGTGGAGGCCAGTTGCATTGAGCATTCTTCTGAATGTGTTGAAAGTGTATTCTGCTCTTTTTGGACCTCCGCTCTTTTCCTCGTTGCTCTTTATGTCGTTAAAGTCTCCAAGGGCTACTATTGGCTTGCTACTAAGAATGCCTGCTTCAGCCAGTCCTATCATTCTTTTCCATTGTTTGTTCCTCATTTGCTGGTTCGGGTTTCCATATATATACGAAAGGCAAAATGTAGGTCTTCCTGGTTCCGGTATGTACATATCTGTGTGGTGGAGGGTTGGTTTCTGCACAAAACTGATGTTGATTCCTTTATCCCAAAAAATAGCCATTCCACCACTAAGCCCATCTGATGGTACAACAAAATTGTGGGCGTAACCTAGATCATTACCGATGCCTTGCATATATTTTACACCGTTTTTagtttctgtgagaaacaagacaTCAGTTTTAAAAGACTTCCTGATATCTTTGAGGTAGGAAATTGTCAGGGGGTTCCTCTTTAATCCCTGACAATTCCAGTGCATAACTCTCATGGATCTATGGGTGGTCTTCTGGCGACCACCACGCCATCCCGATCCTCTTCTGTAGTTCGTTGCCTGTAAGACGGGCTAAATTCCTCCAGTTCAATGTCATCAGCCTTGCGCTTTGTGCCTCTATGTTGGTAGGATGAGGATCCTATCTCGAACACTGAGACTGGTGGTGTTGGGATAGGATCAAAGTGTTGTACGGAGAGGTTTCCATGATTGAGGAGAGGCTGAGTAACATCTTGTATATATTCGTTCACTCTGATTTGGTCTTCAGCTTCGAGGTTCTCTTGATTCTCATGCTCTTACAGTTCATTAGCAGGCTCGTCATTTTTTAACTGCTGGACTTGAGCCGGCTCTTGTTGCTCCTTTGGATGTTCCATAATCTGATTGCAGACTGCTTCTCCATGTGTTAGTCTGCCGCAAATGTGACATAATTTCTTGAGTCTTTCGTATTCAAAACGCAGGAGAGTCAGCTCTGCTCATTCTTCCAGTTCTGCGTATCTTGTGAAAGTAAGTGGTTGATAGGCATCAAATCTTACTCTAATCCATACTTCAGCCGGACTTTCTCTGGTAGGTTCAACTATTTTGAGACCCTCAAGTTGTCCTAATCCTCTACCTATCTCTTCTATCACCAGAGGGTTTCGGTACTCATTAGGAATGTTGTATACTTGGATCCAGAAGGAGATAGTGGAGAGGAAGTTTTGGCTCCTTCGTCTGTACCATGGGTCCATAACAACCATCCAGTTTTTGAAAAACCAAGGGCCTCTGTCTATGACTGACAACATATTATGCTCCTGGGAGAAGAAGAACTGGATAGTGCCGTCGTCATTTATTTGTCCACGAACTCTGTCATGGAGTCTCCAAGCTTTAGGGAGTGTGTTTCGCATCCAGCTTAGGTTTTGATGAGCTGGATTGAGACCACGAACTAGTAGGCTGAGCCGATTATCCCTTGCGTTTCTTCTTTGTGCTTCATTTGAGAGTCGGATCGGTTGGAGATTCGATCATATGTTTAGATTCTGCATTGCTTTCCACAAGTCTTGATCCGTTGTGGATAGAAGGTTTTGATTGATGCTTTTGAGTGAGTAGAGAGACTTTAAACCGATTAATCGGAGTGAAAGCGCTGATCGTGAAGTTAAGACCCTAATCCCCTTTTCAGGAACCTTCGGGAGAAAACTCGTTTTCTgtctaattatatattttctatgatAAATACACAGAAAGGTGGTCACAAAAATGATTTGGACGTAAGGAAACGTTGTCCATATGAGCGAGCTTGTGGTCTGGTGCAGTGGTAGTGGATGTGCCTTAGATGCAAACACATTTCGGGTTCGATCATCCTGCTGCGGAAACTAAGTCACATTATTCTGTTCACCACGGTTGCGGTTACGTCCCTATGAAAACTCGGTAAAAGGTCTGTCGTGGACTGCACATCTCTTACCCAGGATTAGGTCTGTGTTTTTAATAGATCCGagtttaacatttatttttcaaaaacattattcatataatCATTCATCgtgagtaaaataaaataagtcaaGTCATACTGGAACATATGATTAAAATAGAGTTCAACGTGATGGCACGCTATTTCGTGAAAACGCGAATGAGACCGACGTTTTACTAAACGACGTCAAAATCATGATATCACGTTTTATCTGTTTCATTGGATCGTACTAGTCACGCTCCCGTTTAAGCGCGTAGATTCACGACGTAAACAAGAAGACCGTGTAATTACCACGTGGCTGGCATATGTCGCAAGCTTGCCGATTTAGGACAGGATCAAAATTCTCAGTTGGTTGTCCAATCTGAAAATATACTTCATATCGGTTCCtaaactttttgtttttaccAGGCTTTACCCAGTTCTTTCCagaaaattcaaattcaaattcaaactttcatgtttaaaaatttacatatgAAATTAACTTAACACAAGACTACTGCGTTattgtttttagaaaaaacttaaaacaagaCTTACATTCAAATTCATCAGATAAGTATAACATACTACTATTAGCATTTTGACTTAAAATAAGTACATGATAATTTATTAGtcaactataaaatcgttatctTATTTAGTAAATTGAGTTATTGTTTAATCTATTTAATCTAACTTTATCTATagtataaacataaatatagatATGTAACCATTCAGAGAATAAATATATCACATTTGGTTAAATAGttccaaaattaaatatttatatatagaaatagtttatcttacaaaaaaatagttacatatgaataaattaaatatctgTAAATACagacacacacatatatatatatatatatactgggtcaaatagtatataatatattttatggttattaaaaatataaaacaatatgtATAGAAATATTTCCATGAAAAATGTTtgtgaaaaatcaaacattgaatcacaaacattaaaatttagCAAGTCTTCTGTtgattaataatttttgaataGGAAAACGTCAAAATTATAGACATTTTTCCGATTCCATTCCCAATTTCCCATGACATCGTTGAAACGAGAAGGCAattgtgtaacaaaaaaaaaaaaacttatgtttAAGTAAATTTAGGATAAACGGAATGAGACATTTTTCAACTTTAAAGACAGAGTCTACGAATAGACGCCGGCCGACTTTAGCATAAACCAAGTGAGACAtccttcaatatttttctctttctccgTGTAGTTTCAGCGTTTATGTATTTGACAAAAACGGCACGacgtctctttttttttctcttccaaATTTGTGTGCTGTTAAACATAACCGATCTCTCTGTTTCTATACTCTGTtttttcctctttctctctctctcattctgCTTCTTTTTTCCCTTatctgtttctgtttctgtttcatCTTTAGCTTTGTGTCTGAGAAAGCAGAAGAGAAAGCTAAATACTTGTTTGGATTTGCGCAATGCTTTTCCTTGGATAAAACTCGGAGGAATAGTATTCCTTCATGACTATCCAAACATGCTCCAATTATTTTCCTGGGTTCTTGTCTTTATTTGGCATCATTCTGTAACCTAATCGCAATGTTGCTTCTTGAAAAAGGGCTGACTTTATTTTTGGTCAACGAAAGCTAAAAGATTCTAAAGGTACGGTTTTTGATTCAATGGGTTCTGCAAAATGTCAAATTCTTTGATATTGTACAAAAATCTGATACTTGATCTTGATTCTGTTGTCTAAACTCTCATGTCATGtcattgttttattgatttacatccacattttgaaaataattttacttcGGGTTCTGAAATGTTTTTGCAGGTGAAAGAAATTTAAAGGGTttagtgttcaaaaaaaaagaaaaaaaatttaaagggtTTTATATAGTTGAGATGGCGACTTTATCAGATATTGGAGTAGCGGCTGCAATAAACATTCTAAGTGCTTTGATATTCCTTTTGCTATTTGCAATCTTGAGGATCCAACCAATCAACGATAGGGTTTATTTCCCTAAATGGTACTTAAAAGGTCTTAGGAGCAGCCCGGTTACTTCGGGTGCTTTTGTGACCAAAGTTGCGAATTTTGATTTCGGATCTTACATACGGTTCTTAAACTGGATCCCCGCGGCGCTCAAGATGCCAGAAGCTGAACTTATTGATCATGCTGGTTTGGATTCTGCCGTCTACTTGAGGATTTACTTGATTGGGTAATCAAAATGTTCAATCCCTCTAGATTATTGGATAATCAAAATGTTTAACCCTTTTCATTATTGCATACAATGTTGCCTTAAGGACTTGATCTTCGTATGATCATTGATCGTGAGATAAGGAAGAGAATGATTAATAATAACATGGGAGAATAATcccgaaaatattttaatagttcactaatatgaaattaataaatattaaataatattttattaaaattaaaataacatcatatagataaattttatgtttatttattgtttaGTCGGTTTATTACTTCATCTGTGACATTTccagaattttaaataaaataaattagacaaaGATCTTCGTTCCGACCATTTATTCTTTGTGTGGTTTTACTATTTCACAGACTTAAGATCTTTGTTCCGATCGCATTACTTTCATGGTCAATTCTGGTACCTGTCAATTGGACTAGTGATGGACTGCAGCTAGCACAACTACGTAATGTAACATCGAGCGATATCGATAAGCTTTCGATTTCAAATGTCATATATGGATCAGACAGGTTcgttacaaaaataatatattgagttggcaatttctttttatttctaaCTCTAATGATTATAATATTTGTTAATATTGGTAAAGGTTTTGGGCGCATCTTGTGATGGAATACGCATTCACATTCTGGACTTGTTATGTTCTTATGAATGAATATGAGAAAATAGCTTCAATGCGGTTAGCATTTCTCCAATCCGAAAAGCGACGTGCTGATCAATTCACCGTACGATGCTtcatttcatttatatataatctGATATTTTGGTCTAACACTATCTATGAAATAGCTTCTAATGTTTTCACTTTGACAGGTTCTGGTTAGGGACGTACCACCGGACTCACACGAGTCAATTAGCGAAAATGTGGAGCATTTCTTTATGGTTAACCACCCGGATCATTATCTTACAAATCAGGTTAGCACATAGTCCTAAAGGGAATATTCTTGGTTCTGTTTATGGATG
This genomic stretch from Brassica napus cultivar Da-Ae chromosome C9, Da-Ae, whole genome shotgun sequence harbors:
- the LOC106397765 gene encoding uncharacterized protein LOC106397765 isoform X1 gives rise to the protein MALKLDISKAFDKVEWRFVKAIMRKLGFTDEWCKWIMKYIASFSYSILINGNPVGLIHPKRGIRQDDSLLFCKTTEDECEEIIQILKIYEKATGKETLLKAIAIAIPAYSMSCFLLPKRAIDQMTRAMRRFWWSSTKEKHRISWIAWPKITNSKKQGGLGIRDLRDFNIALVAKQSWRIVQNPQSLLERVFKAKYFPKTELLQAKARANSSHAWKSIIKVDEDLEIIKKVRPAATNTRDFATWIHTKDGYYSVKSCYNLLRNSFTQANSNPQSNENCNQQEEILKNIWKLNSPPKIKHFWWRVIHNALPVAENLRRRKIQIEDTCQRCGEESETVNHMLFHCRISKEIWNLAPTPVNSDASWTSSEENAGIGWALYNKEAKLVLHGKAAIEPIDSPLEAEAEALLMAISQIKRLGFNPVTFCGDSAVLYKQLPQHKEIPMVQKPMSLSCPTYIEDIGNLINDEKASFSFQKVPRSCNTQADNLAREGRMKNLNHVVCWNLV
- the LOC106397765 gene encoding uncharacterized protein LOC106397765 isoform X2; its protein translation is MALKLDISKAFDKVEWRFVKAIMRKLGFTDEWCKWIMKYIASFSYSILINGNPVGLIHPKRGIRQDDSLLFCKTTEDECEEIIQILKIYEKATGKETLLKAIAIAIPAYSMSCFLLPKRAIDQMTRAMRRFWWSSTKEKHRISWIAWPKITNSKKQGGLGIRDLRDFNIALVAKQSWRIVQNPQSLLERVFKAKYFPKTELLQAKARANSSHAWKSIIKVDEDLEIIKKVRPAATNTRDFATWIHTKDGYYSKIYAEGKFRLRIPAKDVERNQKQLTICSSIVASVKRYGTLLPHQ
- the LOC106399025 gene encoding uncharacterized protein LOC106399025, translating into MRNTLPKAWRLHDRVRGQINDDGTIQFFFSQEHNMLSVIDRGPWFFKNWMVVMDPWYRRRSQNFLSTISFWIQVYNIPNEYRNPLVIEEIGRGLGQLEGLKIVEPTRESPAEVWIRHENQENLEAEDQIRVNEYIQDVTQPLLNHGNLSVQHFDPIPTPPVSVFEIGSSSYQHRGTKRKADDIELEEFSPSYRQRTTEEDRDGVVVARRPPIDP